The Zingiber officinale cultivar Zhangliang chromosome 9A, Zo_v1.1, whole genome shotgun sequence genome window below encodes:
- the LOC122021268 gene encoding porphobilinogen deaminase, chloroplastic-like isoform X1: MGSNSIRSYSHSSFPLGLRHSKTPAAMTATALHPFAAAPAVFCPGRRPASSLGRRALVVRAAVVVEQEAKAQVALLRIGTRGSPLALAQAYETRDKLMSTHSELAEDGAIDIVIIKTTGDKILNQPLADIGGKGLFTKEIDEALLEGRIDIAVHSMKDVPTYLPQGTILPCNLPREDVRDAFISLSSSSLSELSAGSVVGTASLRRQSQILYRYPSLKVVNFRGNVQTRLKKLNDGEVQATLLALAGLKRLNMTDKVTAILSIEDMLPAIAQGAIGIACRSNDDKMANYIASLNHDDTRLAVACERAFLETLDGSCRTPIAGYAHRDADGYCVLQCLVASPDGKRVLETSRRGLYALDDMVAIGQDAGKELLSKAGPGFFDW; encoded by the exons ATGGGCTCCAACTCTATCCGATCCTACTCCCATTCCTCCTTCCCTCTCGGATTGCGGCATTCGAAGACGCCCGCCGCCATGACTGCCACCGCGCTTCACCCTTTCGCCGCTGCCCCTGCCGTATTCTGCCCTGGAAGACGCCCGGCTTCCTCCCTTGGGAGGCGGGCCTTAGTCGTGAGGGCAGCCGTGGTTGTGGAGCAGGAGGCGAAGGCTCAGGTCGCCCTTCTGAGGATTGGCACCCGCGGAAG TCCACTGGCACTTGCCCAGGCATATGAGACACGGGATAAACTGATGTCAACACACTCAGAGCTTGCTGAAGATGGAGCTATTGACATAGTAATTATTAAGACGACCGGTGACAAAATACTCAATCAACCTCTGGCCGACATTGGTGGCAAGGGTCTATTTACTAAAGAGATAGATGAGGCACTGTTGGAAGGTAGAATTGACATCGCAGTTCATTCAATGAAGGACGTTCCTACTTATCTTCCACAAGGCACGATCTTGCCCTGCAACCTTCCCCGAGAAGACGTAAGGGATGCATTCATTTCCTTATCTTCAAGTTCTCTCTCGGAGTTATCTGCTGGGAGTGTTGTTGGAACAGCTTCCCTCCGGCGACAGTCTCAAATCTTATACAGATATCCATCACTTAAG GTAGTTAACTTCAGAGGGAACGTCCAGACCCGATTGAAAAAACTCAATGATGGTGAAGTTCAAGCAACGTTGTTAGCATTGGCAGGGCTGAAACGATTGAATATGACTGACAAGGTCACTGCAATACTCTCTATCGAAGATATGCTTCCAGCAATTGCCCAAGGTGCTATTGGAATTGCTTGTAGAAGCAATGATGATAAAATG GCTAATTACATAGCTTCACTGAACCACGATGATACTCGGTTAGCTGTTGCTTGTGAAAGGGCATTTCTTGAGACACTCGATGGGTCTTGCCGTACGCCCATTGCTGGCTATGCTCATCGCGATGCTGACGGATATTGTGTTCTACAATGTTTGGTTGCTTCGCCTGATGGGAAAAGGG TACTAGAGACATCGAGAAGAGGACTATATGCTCTCGACGACATGGTGGCAATTGGACAAGATGCGGGGAAAGAGTTACTTTCGAAAGCTGGCCCTGGTTTCTTCGATTGGTAA
- the LOC122021268 gene encoding porphobilinogen deaminase, chloroplastic-like isoform X2, with product MSTHSELAEDGAIDIVIIKTTGDKILNQPLADIGGKGLFTKEIDEALLEGRIDIAVHSMKDVPTYLPQGTILPCNLPREDVRDAFISLSSSSLSELSAGSVVGTASLRRQSQILYRYPSLKVVNFRGNVQTRLKKLNDGEVQATLLALAGLKRLNMTDKVTAILSIEDMLPAIAQGAIGIACRSNDDKMANYIASLNHDDTRLAVACERAFLETLDGSCRTPIAGYAHRDADGYCVLQCLVASPDGKRVLETSRRGLYALDDMVAIGQDAGKELLSKAGPGFFDW from the exons ATGTCAACACACTCAGAGCTTGCTGAAGATGGAGCTATTGACATAGTAATTATTAAGACGACCGGTGACAAAATACTCAATCAACCTCTGGCCGACATTGGTGGCAAGGGTCTATTTACTAAAGAGATAGATGAGGCACTGTTGGAAGGTAGAATTGACATCGCAGTTCATTCAATGAAGGACGTTCCTACTTATCTTCCACAAGGCACGATCTTGCCCTGCAACCTTCCCCGAGAAGACGTAAGGGATGCATTCATTTCCTTATCTTCAAGTTCTCTCTCGGAGTTATCTGCTGGGAGTGTTGTTGGAACAGCTTCCCTCCGGCGACAGTCTCAAATCTTATACAGATATCCATCACTTAAG GTAGTTAACTTCAGAGGGAACGTCCAGACCCGATTGAAAAAACTCAATGATGGTGAAGTTCAAGCAACGTTGTTAGCATTGGCAGGGCTGAAACGATTGAATATGACTGACAAGGTCACTGCAATACTCTCTATCGAAGATATGCTTCCAGCAATTGCCCAAGGTGCTATTGGAATTGCTTGTAGAAGCAATGATGATAAAATG GCTAATTACATAGCTTCACTGAACCACGATGATACTCGGTTAGCTGTTGCTTGTGAAAGGGCATTTCTTGAGACACTCGATGGGTCTTGCCGTACGCCCATTGCTGGCTATGCTCATCGCGATGCTGACGGATATTGTGTTCTACAATGTTTGGTTGCTTCGCCTGATGGGAAAAGGG TACTAGAGACATCGAGAAGAGGACTATATGCTCTCGACGACATGGTGGCAATTGGACAAGATGCGGGGAAAGAGTTACTTTCGAAAGCTGGCCCTGGTTTCTTCGATTGGTAA
- the LOC122020594 gene encoding 50S ribosomal protein L18, chloroplastic-like, which yields MLLSSSPAAAAALSFPAMAGISTFIGGQLLFFRPNKNPLTSTHPATAVSIVAKAATRRENRTARHERIRKKVNGTPERPRMSIYRSNKHLYVQVIDDSKMHTLASASTMQKPISEEHDYSSGPTLEVAKKVGEAIAKACLEKGIAKVAFDRGGFPYHGCIEALANAAREHGLEF from the exons atgCTTCTGTCCTCTTCGCCGGCGGCAGCTGCCGCTCTCAGTTTTCCGGCAATGGCGGGAATAAGCACCTTCATAGGCGGGCAGCTTCTCTTCTTCCGACCGAACAAGAATCCCCTCACTAGTACCCATCCCGCGACTGCCGTCTCTATCGTGGCCAAGGCCGCCACCCGGAGAGAGAACCGAACCGCCCGACACGAACGCATCCGCAAGAAG GTGAATGGTACCCCGGAGAGACCAAGGATGTCTATTTACCGCTCGAACAAGCATTTATACGTCCAAGTCATTGACGATTCCAAGATGCACACACTAGCTTCAGCTTCTACAATGCAGAAACCTATTTCGGAAGAGCATGATTACTCTTCTGGTCCAACTCTC GAAGTGGCAAAGAAGGTGGGTGAAGCCATCGCAAAGGCTTGCTTGGAGAAGGGAATCGCCAAGGTGGCTTTCGATCGCGGTGGCTTTCCTTATCATGGATGCATAGAAGCTTTGGCTAATGCCGCGAGGGAACACGGTCTTGAGTTCTAA